The nucleotide sequence GGACAAACTCGATGCCTTCGCGCAGGCGGGCGGCACGGTGGTATTCACGCCGCAATCGGGGGCGCGCACGCCGAGCAACACGATGTGGGCCTATCCGCGGCCCGGCGCGCTGACCGCCATGGCGGGACTCACCGTCGAGGAGGTCCGCCCATATCACCACGGCCAGACGGAGGCCATCGAACCCGCGGGCGACAGGTCTCCCGTGCCTCCGGCAACCGTCGCGAAATGGGTCGAGGTGCTGGCATGCAAGGAGGCGCAGCCTGTCGCGCAATTTGCAGGCGGCCGGCTCAAAGAGAAGTGCGCGGCCGCACGAAACGCGTGCGGCAAGGGCATGGTGTATTATCTCGGCGTGTACCTGCCGGCCGAGGCGATGGCGGCATTCGCGGCAGCCGTGCTTCCCGCCTTTCCGATTGCGGATATCCCCGAAAATGTGGAGATTGCGCGGCGGACCGGCAAACAGGGGTCGTACATGTTCGTCATCAACCACGGGAGCCAATCCGAGGTCATCACCCTTCCCCATGCCCTCGCGGAGTTGATCACCGGCGAAAAAGCCGGCCCGGAGGTCAAGATCGCGCGCAACGGGGTACTGATCTTCAAGACGTGATCGAACGCGCGGCCCCGGCTTTCGTGTTACAATTCCATCGGAAGGAGGGCTCCACCTGCATGAAGCTGAGCTTTGTCATCCCCGCCTTTAACGAACGTGACTCGGTTCGGGCTGTCGCCGAGGGAATTCTTCAAAACACCGGCGGGCACGATGTACAGCTCCTCTTCATCGACGATGGAAGCACCGACGGCACCTACGAAGAGCTCGCGGCCCTGCGCTCGGAGCACCCCGAGGTCGAAATCGTCCGGTTCCGGCGCAATCTCGGCAAGTCTATCGCGCTTGCCGCGGGCTTTGAACGCGTTTCGGGCCAATTGGTCTTCACCATGGACGCCGATCTTCAGGACGACCCCCAGGAAATCCCCGCCTTCCTCCAGAAACTCGAGGAAGGCTGCGATGTCGTTGTCGGGTGGAAAAAGACCCGGCGCGATCCCTGGCACAAGGTTTTCCCCTCGCGCGTCTACAACTGGCTCGTCTCTCACGTGCTGGACCTCGAGTTGCACGACATCAACTGCGGCTTCAAATTGTTTCGGCGCGAGGTGGTCGACCGCTTGTCGGTCTATGGCGAACGGCACCGTTTGCTTCCCGCGCTGGCGCGTGACCTGGGTTACCGCATCGCGGAAGTGCCGGTACATCACAATCCGCGCCGCTTCGGCCGGTCCAAGTATGGTATCGAGAGGTTTGTGCGCGGCGCCATCGACGTGGGCACCATGGTCTTCTTGTATCGTTACGTGAACCGTCCGATACATTTCTTCGGATTTCTGAGCCTGATGACGATGTTCCTGGGCCTTTGCGGCATTGTCGCGGGATTCGTCTTGCTCTTTTTCGCCGCGTCGCCGGTGTGGACCGCGACACTGCTCGTCGACGGCGTCACGCTGTTTGTGGGCGGGGGGCTGGTGCTCGGCATCGGACTGCTGTGGGAACTTGTCCTGCATTTCTTCGTGCCGCTCAACGTAGGCATGTACATCGTCGAAGAACCGGGCGAGGCGCCCGAGACCGCCCGGCGCGCGAGTAAGGACGGGGTAACAAAGAGGAGCGAGTAGCCTCGCCCCATTACTCCTGCATGAATTTCTTCAGCGCTTCGTCGTAGCGGGCGCGTATGTCGGGAGGCAGGTCGGCGACGGAATTGTAGGTGCGGGTGTTTCCTTCGGAATCGGTAATCACGATCTTTTCAGAGATGAACGCTTCCTTGCCGATCGTAGGGGCGCGCCCTTCGATTTCCATGACGCGGGCCCGGAGTTCCGGGGGCATTTCCTCGAGCGAGTGATAGGTCTTTGTCGTAAACGAGGTGGTGATGTGGCGGGCCCTGTTGCCGTGCCATTCCATGAACTCCGCGTTTTCCGGGGCAGCGCCGGATTGCGCGCCCAACAGCCGGGGCCGGCCGCCGTATTCGATGAACACGGGAGAGCTGCTGCACGGAATGCGGGTGACCTGCCGCAAAGCCTCGACCCACTCGCGCGTGCGCTCCGGCATGCGCCCCTCGATTGGGGGAGTCTTGCTCCGATCGATCTGGAGCTCGACGCGCCAGTGGCCGGTCTGGTCCACCAGCCCCACGCGCCACAGGTATTCCTCGTGATTGGGTATGCCGCGCGCGGGATGACTCGCCCGCTCCTGGACGATCACGGCGATGTTGCGGAACACGTCAATGGGCCACTCCTTGGTGCGCGAGAAGACACGCCGGGCCGTGACGGTCAGGACGCCCCGCACGCCGCGGGAAATAGTGACGGCCTGCCAGAGGGCGCTCAGGGGAGCGACAATGCCGATCGCCGCGGCAAGGCCCCCTATACCCCATACGCCCGCCTTGATTCCCTGGGCATAGATGTCGCCCTTGTTCGCCGCGGCGTCCAGAGCGGCCAGCTCGCCTCTCATCGTGGCTAGTGCCGCAACGACTATCGCCGCCACCAGAGTAATGCCCAGCCGCCTGAAGAGCGTTTTCAGCGACGGCCGAAACGTGATGCTGGCCGCATCCTGCGATGCAATATACCAGTCCTCCATGGAATAGACGGCTGGACGGGAGGCGGCAGGCGAAGAAGTAAGACGCGGACCCATCACTTCCCTCCCCGTCGCGTGACTTAGCTCAGCATGCCTTCGATGATCAGGTCGACCGCCTGGTCTTCGGTGAGACCGCGCGACAACAGGGTCTGCAACTGCTTGGAATCCACGCTTCCAATGGCCGCTTCGTGCGTGACGTGGGCGGTAGGATCGTTCACCTCGACGATCGGGACCGCCTTGGCTACGGCGCGGCCCTGGACGATCTCTTTGCAGTCCACGTGGCCCCGCGCGCGGGGCGCATCGGCGATGATGGTGTTGAACACCTCGGCTCGAGCGTCGTCGCGCAGGGCGATGTTTGTCGTGAGCGCGGCCCGGGCGGCCTCGCCCACGAGCCGCGCTTTCTCATGAATGCGCACCTTGTCGTTGCCGCTCGCGCTCACCCGCGCCATCATTTCGAGCACGCTGTGGGCATGGCAGACAGCGTCGTAGGCGATGTCCATCTCGCCGACGCGTCCCTTGATGAGATCGAAATCGGTTTTGAACCGCCCGCCCTGGCCGACTTCGACCGAGGCGTGCGGAATCACCTGGACGCCGCCGCCCGGACCGTGGACGTGCCGCTCGTGATAGGAGTAGTGCGCCCCGGGAGCGAGGCGGATGCGCGCATCCATGCGGTGTTCGACCTCGACGGCGTTGGGGAAGGTGCAATGGGCGAGCACCTGCACCGACGCATCGTCTTCAACCTCCACGTCGAGGATGATCCGCTGAATGCCTCTCTCCGGCAACATGCCAAAACAGAGATGGACAGGCCGCTCGATCTTGGCCCCGGTTTTGAACCGGAAGTGCGCCTCGATGCCGTCGTCCAGCTCGTTCGTGTCGACTTCGAGTCCCGGGACCAGGTGCGCGCCGACGACGCGGTTCTGGTGGACTTCGAGGCGCGCCACGTCATCGGCGAGCACATGGCTTGGTTTGATTCCCACCGATTCCAGCAAACGTTGGACCACTTCGGCGTCGCTCATGGGGCCTCCCGCGGATCGGGCT is from Candidatus Hydrogenedentota bacterium and encodes:
- a CDS encoding glycosyltransferase family 2 protein, coding for MKLSFVIPAFNERDSVRAVAEGILQNTGGHDVQLLFIDDGSTDGTYEELAALRSEHPEVEIVRFRRNLGKSIALAAGFERVSGQLVFTMDADLQDDPQEIPAFLQKLEEGCDVVVGWKKTRRDPWHKVFPSRVYNWLVSHVLDLELHDINCGFKLFRREVVDRLSVYGERHRLLPALARDLGYRIAEVPVHHNPRRFGRSKYGIERFVRGAIDVGTMVFLYRYVNRPIHFFGFLSLMTMFLGLCGIVAGFVLLFFAASPVWTATLLVDGVTLFVGGGLVLGIGLLWELVLHFFVPLNVGMYIVEEPGEAPETARRASKDGVTKRSE
- a CDS encoding SufD family Fe-S cluster assembly protein, translating into MSDAEVVQRLLESVGIKPSHVLADDVARLEVHQNRVVGAHLVPGLEVDTNELDDGIEAHFRFKTGAKIERPVHLCFGMLPERGIQRIILDVEVEDDASVQVLAHCTFPNAVEVEHRMDARIRLAPGAHYSYHERHVHGPGGGVQVIPHASVEVGQGGRFKTDFDLIKGRVGEMDIAYDAVCHAHSVLEMMARVSASGNDKVRIHEKARLVGEAARAALTTNIALRDDARAEVFNTIIADAPRARGHVDCKEIVQGRAVAKAVPIVEVNDPTAHVTHEAAIGSVDSKQLQTLLSRGLTEDQAVDLIIEGMLS